A region of Mesorhizobium sp. M3A.F.Ca.ET.080.04.2.1 DNA encodes the following proteins:
- a CDS encoding DeoR/GlpR family DNA-binding transcription regulator: MIHSKRHGEILRLLSEEGTITIASLADRLGVSLETVRRDVRPLTDAGAILKMHGAISLPSMAGEAPFERRMRENAEAKRSIARMVAATIRDGESIMLDTGTTTSFLARELLGHRRLTVVTNSSDIARTLATVNGNKVYMAGGELRSDSGAAFGVTAIDFVSRFSVNHAVISIGAVDAAAGLTDYELEEAEFARMVLSRGQRSLVVTDHSKFGRQGLVQVCGFDGFSELATDQPPPRDIAAALSQAGARLSIAAD; this comes from the coding sequence ATGATCCATTCGAAACGGCATGGCGAGATCCTGCGGCTCCTGAGCGAGGAGGGCACGATCACCATTGCCAGCCTGGCTGACCGGCTTGGCGTGTCGCTGGAGACGGTGCGGCGCGACGTCAGGCCGCTCACCGACGCTGGTGCGATCCTGAAGATGCACGGCGCCATCAGCCTGCCGTCCATGGCGGGCGAGGCGCCGTTCGAGCGCCGCATGCGCGAGAATGCCGAGGCCAAGCGCAGCATCGCCCGCATGGTCGCGGCAACCATCCGCGACGGCGAGTCGATCATGCTGGACACTGGCACCACGACGTCCTTCCTGGCGCGCGAACTGCTCGGCCACCGTCGGCTGACGGTGGTCACCAATTCCTCCGACATCGCCCGCACGCTCGCGACGGTCAACGGCAACAAGGTCTACATGGCCGGCGGCGAGCTGCGCAGCGATTCAGGCGCGGCCTTCGGCGTCACGGCGATAGACTTCGTCAGCCGTTTCTCGGTCAATCATGCGGTGATCTCCATCGGCGCGGTCGACGCCGCCGCCGGCCTGACCGACTACGAGCTGGAGGAAGCGGAGTTCGCCCGTATGGTGCTGTCGCGCGGCCAGCGCTCGCTGGTCGTCACCGACCATAGCAAATTCGGCCGCCAGGGGCTGGTCCAGGTCTGCGGCTTCGATGGCTTTTCCGAGCTCGCCACCGACCAGCCGCCGCCGCGCGACATTGCCGCCGCGCTCAGCCAGGCCGGCGCGCGCCTCAGCATTGCGGCCGACTGA
- a CDS encoding phosphotransferase family protein encodes MSAPLTAEDRIRALPCWTGSIEIEPLPGGLSNENYVVKDAAGRHVVRFGQDFPFHHVFREREVMTARAAHAAGFAPAVRYAEPGILVTQFLGARTFLAEDVRANLRDVATLLRSFHREMPNHVSGAGFMFWVFHVIRDYARTLEEGGSRKKDELPRYLELADELERAQKLLPIVFGHNDLLPANILDDGKRLWLIDFEYAGFNTAMFDLAGAASNAGLSNDESFAFLTAYFMKEPDEAILRSHSAMQCASLLREAMWSMVSELYLHAPGIDYVAYTEENLRRLDAALENYQTKYGKLKP; translated from the coding sequence GTGAGTGCCCCCCTAACTGCCGAAGATCGCATCCGTGCCCTGCCCTGCTGGACCGGCAGCATCGAGATCGAGCCGCTGCCGGGCGGACTCAGCAATGAAAACTATGTGGTCAAGGATGCCGCCGGCAGGCATGTCGTGCGCTTCGGCCAGGACTTCCCGTTCCACCATGTCTTTCGCGAGCGTGAGGTGATGACGGCGCGTGCGGCGCATGCGGCCGGCTTCGCGCCGGCCGTGCGCTATGCCGAGCCCGGAATTCTGGTGACGCAGTTTCTTGGCGCCAGAACCTTTCTCGCAGAGGACGTGCGCGCCAATCTCCGCGATGTGGCCACGCTATTGCGCAGCTTCCATCGCGAGATGCCGAACCATGTCTCCGGTGCCGGTTTCATGTTCTGGGTGTTCCATGTCATTCGCGACTATGCGCGCACGCTGGAAGAGGGCGGCAGCCGCAAGAAGGATGAATTGCCGCGCTATCTGGAACTGGCGGACGAGCTCGAGCGGGCGCAGAAGCTGCTACCGATCGTGTTCGGCCACAACGATCTGTTGCCGGCAAATATCCTCGACGACGGCAAGAGGCTGTGGCTGATCGATTTCGAATATGCCGGCTTCAACACCGCCATGTTCGATCTCGCCGGAGCGGCGTCGAATGCCGGCCTGAGCAATGACGAGTCCTTCGCATTCCTGACGGCCTATTTCATGAAGGAGCCGGACGAGGCAATCCTGCGCTCTCACTCGGCCATGCAATGCGCCTCGCTGCTGCGCGAAGCGATGTGGAGCATGGTGTCTGAACTCTACCTCCACGCGCCGGGCATCGACTACGTCGCCTATACCGAGGAGAACCTGAGGCGGCTCGATGCGGCGCTGGAGAACTACCAGACGAAGTACGGAAAATTGAAGCCATGA
- a CDS encoding FAD-dependent oxidoreductase codes for MTSLPSHAGIVVIGGGIIGCSTAYHLARDHKADVVLLEQGKLTSGSTWHAAGLVGQLRSSASITRVLKYSVELYKGLEAETGLATGWKMTGCLRLATNADRWTEFKRLATTAKSFGMDMQLLSPAEVKRMWPLMETGDLVGASWLPTDGQASPSDITQSLAKGARMHGARLFEEVRVTGFEMKDGRITAVKTEKGDIACDKVVNCAGQWARQVGAMAGINVPLQPVKHQYIIIEKIEGLASDAPTIRDPDRRTYFKEEVGGLVMGGYEPNPQAWTTSLPGGDVPSDWEFRLFDDDYDHFEQHMAQAIERVPALANVGVKQMINGPESFTPDGNFILGVAPECSNMFVGAGFNAFGIASGGGAGWVLAQWVVDGEAPLDLWVVDIRRFSNLHRDRDWVRDRTLEAYGKHYTIGFPHEEYISGRPRIVSPLYERLKARRAVFGSKLGWERPNWFAPKEMAAEDIYSMGRQNWFDPVGDEHRHVRESVGVFDQSSFAKYEVAGADALKALDWICANDISKPVGRLTYTQLLNTRGGIEADLTVARLGEARFYIVTGTGFRTHDFSWIGDHVGKGLDVALKDVTEDYGTLSLMGPRARDVLAAVTDADVSNAAFPFGHAREISIAGHAVRALRVTYVGELGWELHVPISATGEIFDALMRAGQPHGIRPVGYRALESLRLEKGYRAWGSDITPNDTPQEAGLGWAVKLRKNTDFVGRRALEKQAGKPLTKRFAGFTVDDPQIVLVGRETILRNGEPVGYLTSGGYGYTVTKNIGYGYVRNADGVSDDFLTSGNYELVVAMDRTPARIHLRPMYDPAGEKIKG; via the coding sequence ATGACGAGCTTGCCAAGCCATGCCGGGATCGTCGTCATCGGCGGCGGCATCATCGGCTGCTCGACGGCCTACCATCTCGCGCGTGACCACAAGGCCGACGTGGTGCTGCTCGAGCAGGGCAAGCTGACCTCAGGCTCGACCTGGCACGCGGCCGGCCTGGTCGGGCAGTTGCGATCGTCGGCCTCGATTACGCGCGTGCTCAAATATTCGGTCGAGCTCTACAAGGGGCTCGAAGCCGAGACCGGGCTCGCCACCGGCTGGAAGATGACCGGGTGCCTGCGGCTGGCGACCAACGCCGACCGCTGGACCGAATTCAAGCGCCTGGCGACGACGGCCAAGAGTTTCGGCATGGACATGCAGCTTCTGTCGCCGGCCGAGGTGAAGCGGATGTGGCCGCTGATGGAGACCGGCGACCTCGTCGGCGCCTCCTGGCTGCCGACCGACGGCCAGGCGAGCCCGTCCGACATCACCCAGTCGCTGGCCAAGGGCGCGCGGATGCATGGCGCGAGACTCTTCGAGGAGGTGCGGGTCACCGGCTTCGAGATGAAGGACGGGCGCATCACGGCGGTGAAGACCGAAAAAGGCGACATCGCCTGCGACAAGGTGGTGAACTGCGCCGGCCAATGGGCACGCCAGGTCGGCGCGATGGCCGGCATCAACGTGCCGCTGCAGCCGGTCAAGCATCAGTACATCATCATTGAGAAGATCGAGGGGCTGGCCAGCGATGCGCCGACGATCCGCGACCCCGACCGCCGCACCTATTTCAAGGAGGAGGTCGGCGGGCTGGTGATGGGCGGCTATGAGCCGAATCCACAGGCCTGGACGACCAGCCTGCCCGGGGGCGACGTTCCCAGCGACTGGGAATTCCGCCTGTTCGACGACGACTACGATCACTTCGAGCAGCATATGGCGCAGGCGATCGAACGCGTGCCGGCGCTCGCCAATGTCGGCGTCAAGCAGATGATCAACGGGCCGGAGAGCTTCACGCCAGACGGCAATTTCATCCTTGGCGTGGCGCCGGAGTGTTCCAACATGTTCGTCGGCGCCGGCTTCAACGCCTTCGGCATTGCCTCGGGCGGCGGCGCCGGCTGGGTGCTGGCGCAATGGGTGGTCGACGGCGAAGCGCCGCTCGATCTGTGGGTGGTCGACATCAGGCGTTTTTCCAACCTGCACCGCGACCGCGACTGGGTCCGCGACCGCACGCTCGAAGCCTATGGCAAGCACTACACGATCGGCTTCCCGCACGAAGAATATATTTCGGGCCGGCCCCGCATCGTCTCGCCGCTCTACGAGCGGCTCAAGGCGCGGCGCGCCGTCTTCGGCTCCAAGCTCGGCTGGGAACGACCGAACTGGTTCGCGCCCAAGGAAATGGCTGCCGAAGACATCTACTCGATGGGACGGCAGAACTGGTTCGACCCGGTCGGTGACGAACATCGCCATGTGCGCGAAAGCGTCGGCGTCTTCGATCAGTCGTCCTTCGCTAAATATGAGGTGGCGGGCGCCGATGCGTTGAAGGCGCTGGACTGGATCTGCGCCAACGACATCAGCAAGCCGGTCGGCCGGCTGACCTACACGCAGCTTCTCAACACGCGCGGCGGCATCGAGGCGGACCTGACGGTGGCGCGGCTCGGCGAGGCCAGGTTCTACATCGTCACCGGCACCGGCTTCCGCACGCATGATTTTTCCTGGATCGGCGATCATGTCGGCAAGGGCCTGGACGTGGCGCTGAAAGACGTCACCGAGGACTACGGCACGCTGTCGCTGATGGGGCCGCGTGCCCGCGATGTGCTGGCCGCCGTGACGGATGCGGATGTTTCCAATGCGGCCTTCCCGTTCGGTCACGCGCGCGAGATATCGATTGCCGGCCACGCGGTGCGGGCGCTGCGCGTGACCTATGTCGGCGAGCTCGGCTGGGAACTGCATGTGCCGATTTCCGCCACCGGCGAAATCTTCGATGCGCTGATGAGGGCCGGACAACCGCACGGCATTCGGCCTGTCGGCTATCGGGCGCTGGAGTCGCTCAGGCTGGAAAAGGGCTACCGTGCCTGGGGATCCGACATCACGCCGAACGACACGCCACAGGAGGCCGGGCTCGGCTGGGCGGTGAAGCTCAGGAAGAACACCGACTTCGTCGGGCGGCGTGCGCTGGAGAAGCAAGCCGGCAAGCCGCTGACCAAGCGTTTTGCCGGCTTCACAGTCGATGATCCGCAGATCGTTCTCGTCGGTCGCGAGACCATCCTGCGCAATGGCGAGCCTGTCGGCTACCTCACCAGTGGCGGCTATGGCTACACGGTGACCAAGAACATCGGCTATGGCTATGTGCGCAACGCCGACGGCGTCAGCGACGATTTCCTCACCTCTGGCAACTATGAACTGGTGGTGGCGATGGATCGAACGCCGGCAAGGATCCATCTCCGGCCGATGTACGATCCGGCGGGAGAGAAGATAAAAGGCTAG
- a CDS encoding methyltransferase domain-containing protein produces the protein MTDGKHNSALNAAYAATRPDEVAAIYDNWAETYDADMSAAGYRHPTICLALIARHLPRGAEPLLDAGAGTGLIGEWLAITGYPNVEALDISQGMLDRAAAKGVYSALHRLAMGGPLPFTDGAYAGIVSAGVFTSGHVGSEGLDELIRICRPGGIIVLTVKNTLWQAGFADRIADLEAKGAVTRVEETRPYASMPGEGDTVPSRCLVLRVR, from the coding sequence ATGACGGACGGCAAGCACAACAGCGCGTTGAACGCCGCCTATGCGGCAACGCGGCCGGACGAAGTAGCCGCGATCTATGACAACTGGGCCGAAACCTATGACGCCGACATGTCGGCGGCCGGCTACCGCCATCCGACGATCTGCCTGGCGCTGATTGCCCGTCATCTCCCGCGTGGCGCCGAACCTTTGCTCGACGCTGGCGCCGGCACCGGCCTGATTGGCGAATGGCTGGCCATCACCGGCTATCCGAACGTCGAGGCGCTCGATATCTCGCAGGGCATGCTGGACCGCGCGGCCGCCAAGGGCGTCTACTCGGCGCTGCATCGCCTGGCCATGGGCGGGCCTTTGCCCTTTACCGACGGCGCCTATGCCGGCATCGTCTCCGCGGGCGTCTTCACCTCCGGCCATGTCGGCAGCGAGGGCCTGGACGAGCTGATCCGCATCTGCCGCCCCGGCGGCATCATCGTGCTGACGGTGAAGAACACGCTCTGGCAGGCCGGCTTTGCCGATCGAATCGCCGACCTCGAAGCGAAAGGCGCCGTGACCCGGGTCGAAGAGACACGGCCCTACGCCTCGATGCCCGGCGAGGGCGATACGGTGCCAAGCCGTTGCCTCGTGTTGCGTGTTCGCTGA
- a CDS encoding phosphotransferase family protein yields MTMDEARAALAAIPALAGYSGPLERLGGLTNLVYRAGHICLRVPGKGTAEYINRANEAVAAREAAKAGVSPEVLHADPASGLMATRFIAGAETMSPQKFKTRPGSPARAGEAFRKLHSSGAVFPFRFELFAMIDDYLKVLSTKDVALPVGYHDVVREAGSVRDALAAHPIQLAACHCDPLCENFLDAGDRMWIVDWEYSGMNDPLWDLGDLSVEGRFDAAQDEELMRAYFGGDARPAERGRLVIYKAMCDLLWTLWGLIQLANDNPVDDFRAYADGRFARCKALMETAEFSRHLTAVREG; encoded by the coding sequence GTGACGATGGACGAGGCGAGAGCGGCACTGGCCGCAATTCCTGCACTGGCCGGCTATAGCGGCCCGTTGGAGCGCCTCGGTGGCCTCACCAACCTCGTCTACAGGGCTGGCCACATCTGCCTGCGCGTCCCCGGCAAGGGCACGGCGGAATATATCAATCGCGCGAACGAGGCGGTGGCGGCGCGCGAGGCGGCAAAGGCCGGCGTCAGTCCCGAGGTGCTCCATGCCGATCCGGCATCGGGACTGATGGCGACACGCTTCATCGCCGGCGCCGAGACGATGTCGCCTCAGAAGTTCAAAACCAGACCGGGCAGCCCGGCGCGCGCCGGCGAGGCCTTCCGCAAGCTGCATTCTTCCGGCGCGGTCTTTCCCTTCCGCTTCGAATTGTTCGCCATGATCGACGACTATCTGAAGGTGCTGTCGACCAAGGATGTCGCCTTGCCCGTCGGCTACCACGACGTGGTGCGCGAGGCAGGCAGCGTGCGCGACGCTCTTGCCGCGCACCCGATCCAGCTCGCCGCCTGCCACTGCGACCCGCTCTGCGAGAATTTCCTCGATGCGGGCGACAGGATGTGGATCGTCGACTGGGAATATTCGGGCATGAACGACCCGCTCTGGGACCTTGGCGACCTTTCGGTCGAAGGCAGATTTGACGCCGCTCAAGACGAAGAGTTGATGCGCGCCTATTTCGGCGGCGACGCACGGCCGGCCGAACGCGGCCGCCTCGTCATCTACAAGGCGATGTGCGATCTGCTGTGGACACTGTGGGGGCTGATCCAGCTCGCCAACGACAATCCGGTCGATGATTTCCGCGCCTATGCCGACGGCCGCTTTGCCCGATGTAAGGCATTGATGGAGACGGCGGAGTTCTCGCGGCATCTCACTGCTGTGCGAGAAGGCTGA
- a CDS encoding DMT family transporter has protein sequence MARSLARNFTMRNALLAGILLMLAGDFMFALNDAMGKWMVASFSVGQVMLIRSIGAFIVLGPMMATQGKGKLFHMERPVLQLLRVVATTTDTGLFYAALVYLPLADVMSFYMAGPIYVAALSHFLLGEKVGWRRWLAIMVGFCGVLIILKPSSAAFSLSSTYALIGSIAFGLAIILSRRLRGTSDTTLVTWQTIATLLVGGALTIGGWRTPSALDCCAMLLLGVVACSAHLMITRALKLAPASTLAPLHYSLLLWAVVFGLAFFGEVPSPRILVGSAIVVLAGMFIFHRQKVVETEVPPENVPKGVN, from the coding sequence ATGGCCCGATCCCTTGCCCGCAATTTCACGATGAGGAACGCTCTGCTGGCCGGCATCCTTCTGATGCTGGCCGGGGACTTCATGTTCGCGCTCAACGACGCGATGGGCAAATGGATGGTCGCCAGCTTCTCGGTCGGCCAGGTGATGCTGATCCGATCGATCGGCGCCTTCATTGTGCTCGGCCCAATGATGGCGACCCAGGGCAAGGGCAAGTTGTTCCACATGGAACGGCCGGTGTTGCAGTTGTTGCGCGTGGTGGCGACCACGACCGATACCGGACTTTTTTACGCCGCGCTCGTCTATCTGCCGCTCGCCGATGTGATGAGCTTTTACATGGCCGGACCGATCTACGTCGCCGCACTTTCCCATTTTCTGCTCGGCGAGAAGGTCGGCTGGCGCCGCTGGCTGGCAATCATGGTCGGCTTTTGCGGCGTGCTGATCATCCTGAAACCCTCATCGGCTGCCTTCTCGCTGTCGTCGACCTACGCGCTGATCGGCAGCATCGCCTTTGGCTTGGCCATCATCCTCAGCCGGCGTTTGCGCGGCACCAGCGACACCACTTTGGTCACCTGGCAGACGATCGCCACGCTGCTCGTCGGCGGCGCGCTGACCATCGGTGGCTGGCGCACGCCGTCCGCGCTCGATTGCTGCGCCATGCTCTTGCTCGGCGTCGTCGCCTGCTCCGCCCACCTGATGATCACCAGGGCACTGAAGCTGGCGCCCGCCTCGACGCTGGCGCCGCTGCACTACAGCCTGCTGTTGTGGGCCGTTGTCTTCGGCCTGGCCTTCTTCGGCGAGGTGCCCAGCCCGCGCATCCTGGTCGGCTCGGCGATCGTCGTGCTCGCGGGCATGTTCATCTTCCACCGCCAGAAGGTGGTGGAGACCGAGGTCCCTCCGGAGAACGTGCCTAAGGGCGTCAATTAA
- a CDS encoding amidohydrolase family protein, producing the protein MDFDLIVRGGTLPDGRTADIGIAGETIRAIEPELPVSARTEIDARGNLVSPPFVDPHFHMDATLSYGIPRINASGTLLEGIALWGELKPLLAHEAVRDRALAYCDWAVSMGLLAIRTHVDVCDDRLLAVEALLDVKKTVAPYIDLQLVAFPQDGLYRSPTARENTIRALDLGVDIVGGIPHFERTMADGTRSVTELCEIAEKRGLMVDMHCDETDDPLSRHIEQLAYETQRLGLQGRVAGSHLTSMHSMDNYYVSKLLPLIAEAGVSAIPNPLINIMLQGRHDTFPKRRGLTRVKEMLALGIRVGWGQDCVLDPWYSLGTADMLDVAFMGLHVAQMSSPADMARCFDMVTNVNAAIMGLEHLGLAVGKRASLVVLDAGNPIEAVRLRPERLCVIASGKVVAERTRQETRLSIAGRPAQVNRRHNAG; encoded by the coding sequence ATGGATTTCGACCTCATCGTGCGCGGCGGCACGCTGCCGGACGGCAGGACCGCCGACATCGGCATCGCCGGCGAGACCATCCGGGCGATTGAACCCGAGTTGCCGGTTTCGGCTCGCACCGAAATCGACGCGCGCGGCAATCTCGTCTCCCCGCCCTTCGTCGATCCGCATTTCCACATGGACGCCACGCTTTCCTACGGCATTCCGCGCATCAATGCGTCAGGCACGCTGCTGGAGGGCATTGCGCTCTGGGGTGAATTGAAGCCGCTGCTGGCGCATGAAGCGGTGCGCGACCGCGCGCTCGCCTATTGCGACTGGGCGGTGTCGATGGGCCTGCTCGCCATCCGCACCCATGTCGATGTCTGCGACGACCGGCTGCTCGCCGTCGAGGCGTTGCTGGACGTCAAGAAAACCGTCGCGCCATATATCGACCTGCAACTGGTCGCCTTCCCGCAGGACGGGCTCTACCGTTCGCCCACGGCCCGCGAAAACACGATCCGCGCCCTCGATCTCGGTGTCGACATCGTCGGCGGCATCCCGCATTTCGAACGCACCATGGCCGACGGTACCCGATCCGTGACGGAGCTTTGCGAGATCGCGGAGAAGCGCGGCTTGATGGTCGACATGCATTGCGACGAGACCGACGATCCGCTGTCGCGCCACATCGAGCAGCTTGCCTATGAGACCCAGCGGCTCGGCCTGCAGGGCAGGGTCGCCGGCTCGCACCTCACCTCGATGCATTCGATGGACAATTACTACGTCTCGAAACTCCTGCCGCTGATCGCCGAGGCCGGTGTCTCAGCCATTCCCAATCCGCTGATCAACATCATGCTGCAGGGACGCCACGACACCTTCCCGAAGCGGCGCGGCCTGACCCGGGTGAAGGAGATGCTGGCGCTCGGCATCCGCGTCGGCTGGGGCCAGGATTGCGTGCTCGACCCGTGGTACTCGCTGGGCACTGCCGACATGCTGGACGTCGCCTTCATGGGCCTGCATGTCGCCCAGATGTCGAGCCCGGCCGACATGGCGCGATGTTTCGACATGGTCACCAACGTCAACGCCGCCATCATGGGCCTTGAGCATCTCGGCCTTGCCGTCGGCAAGCGCGCCAGCCTTGTCGTGCTCGATGCCGGCAACCCGATCGAGGCCGTTCGCCTTCGGCCGGAGCGCCTCTGCGTCATCGCCAGCGGCAAGGTGGTGGCGGAGCGGACAAGGCAAGAGACGCGACTATCGATCGCCGGCCGTCCGGCGCAGGTGAACCGGCGGCATAATGCTGGCTAG
- a CDS encoding ABC transporter ATP-binding protein, protein MFRFFRSTENQRLIARLVRESFHEHKFGYGAAIVSMLVVAAMTGASAWILKEITNEFVVFKRADRVNLIAAGVAAIFVLKGLATFVQAYFMSRVGNAIIADRQRKIYDRILAQGIEFYHSTSSSDLITRMTNNAQAARSVLDLVVTSYVRDLVTLIVLVLVMIWQQPVLSLICFAVGPVAIYGINRILKRVRKIAQMEFRSLGQIVHVMQETAIGVRVVKSFNLEGAMRKRMYKAVSDVQNRANNIATLEAATSPVMETLAGLAIAGAVFVSGFLVLEGGQMPGNIMAFIAALLLAYEPAKRLARVRISLETGIVGVRMMFQLADRPLTLAEKPDAKPLQPGPGKIGFENVSFAYPESPPVFEGLDLTLAPGKMTALVGPSGSGKSTILNLIMRMYDPQSGKVTLDGQDIAQATLASLREKIAYVSQDTFLFAGTIMHNIRLGRQDATEAEVIAAAKAANAHDFISAMAKGYETEVGENGSLLSGGQRQRISIARAMLRNAEILLLDEATSALDAESEALFRDALQQLTLGRTTIVIAHRLSTVHQADTIVVLENGKVLESGPHKTLLKQGGLYQKLYEYQLMP, encoded by the coding sequence TTGTTTCGCTTCTTCCGCTCGACGGAGAACCAGCGCCTTATCGCGAGGTTGGTGCGGGAATCCTTCCACGAGCATAAGTTCGGCTATGGCGCCGCCATAGTGTCGATGCTGGTGGTAGCCGCCATGACGGGGGCGAGCGCCTGGATCCTGAAGGAGATCACCAATGAATTCGTGGTCTTCAAGAGAGCGGATCGCGTCAACCTGATCGCTGCCGGGGTGGCCGCCATCTTCGTCCTGAAGGGCCTCGCGACATTCGTCCAGGCCTATTTCATGAGCCGGGTCGGCAACGCCATCATCGCCGACCGGCAGCGCAAGATCTATGACCGCATCCTCGCGCAGGGCATCGAGTTCTACCATTCGACCTCGTCGTCCGACCTGATCACGCGCATGACCAACAACGCGCAGGCCGCGCGCAGCGTGCTCGATCTTGTCGTGACGTCCTATGTGCGCGATCTGGTGACGTTGATCGTGCTGGTGCTGGTCATGATCTGGCAGCAGCCGGTGCTGTCGCTGATCTGCTTCGCCGTCGGGCCCGTGGCCATCTACGGCATCAACCGCATCCTGAAGCGCGTCCGCAAGATTGCGCAAATGGAGTTCCGCTCGCTCGGACAGATCGTGCATGTGATGCAAGAGACGGCGATCGGCGTGCGCGTCGTCAAATCCTTCAATCTCGAAGGCGCCATGCGCAAGCGAATGTACAAGGCGGTGTCCGACGTCCAGAACCGCGCCAACAACATTGCCACGCTGGAAGCCGCCACCAGCCCGGTGATGGAAACGCTTGCCGGCCTGGCGATCGCCGGCGCGGTCTTCGTCAGCGGCTTCCTGGTGCTCGAGGGCGGCCAGATGCCGGGCAACATCATGGCCTTCATCGCGGCGCTGCTGCTCGCCTATGAGCCGGCCAAGCGCCTTGCCCGCGTGCGCATTTCACTGGAGACGGGCATCGTCGGCGTGCGCATGATGTTCCAGCTCGCCGACCGCCCGCTGACGCTGGCCGAAAAGCCAGACGCAAAGCCGCTGCAGCCCGGGCCAGGCAAGATAGGCTTCGAGAATGTGAGCTTCGCCTATCCCGAAAGCCCGCCGGTGTTCGAAGGCCTCGATCTGACCCTGGCGCCTGGCAAGATGACGGCTCTGGTCGGGCCTTCGGGCAGCGGCAAGTCGACGATCCTGAACCTGATCATGCGCATGTACGACCCGCAGAGCGGCAAGGTGACGTTGGACGGCCAGGACATCGCTCAAGCGACGCTCGCCTCGCTCAGGGAAAAAATCGCCTATGTCAGCCAGGACACGTTCCTGTTTGCCGGCACGATCATGCACAATATCCGGCTTGGCCGCCAGGATGCGACCGAAGCCGAGGTGATCGCCGCCGCCAAGGCGGCCAACGCACATGACTTCATCAGCGCCATGGCCAAGGGCTACGAGACGGAAGTGGGTGAGAACGGCTCGCTGCTGTCGGGCGGCCAGCGCCAGCGCATCTCGATAGCGCGCGCCATGCTGCGCAATGCCGAGATCCTGCTGCTCGACGAGGCGACCAGCGCGCTTGACGCCGAATCGGAGGCGCTGTTCCGTGACGCGCTGCAGCAGCTCACCCTCGGGCGCACGACGATCGTGATCGCGCACCGGCTTTCGACCGTGCACCAGGCCGACACGATCGTGGTGCTGGAAAATGGCAAGGTGCTGGAAAGCGGACCGCACAAGACCCTGCTCAAGCAGGGCGGCCTTTATCAGAAGCTTTATGAATATCAGCTGATGCCGTAG